taatataaaaacacaataaactgaaaaaaatataataaaataaagtgaaaatataataaaatattaattgacaatgttttttgtatttaatttttttattattattaattaattaatttttttaatcttttccaGAGCAGTTATTGTAGTGTTgtttacaataaaatatattataataaagttaaaataagataaaatataatttaataaaggtaaaatataacaaaatattaatcaacaattttatcttttttatttatcttcatcttttttaaatttatttttactaCGAAATCCCCCAAAATTTCAATTTTGATCTTTTGCAGAGCTTTCATTGTAAAGTGTGATTTACAATCAAATATATTATAgaaaaataatatgtaatgtgaaaataaggtaaataataataatataaaaaataataaagtaacagtaaaatagaataaaataaatgttaaaatataacaACATATTAATCaacaatgtttttttgtgtgtttatatttttattatttatttttctaagaaaaaccCCAAAAAATCAATATTGATCTTTTGCAGATCTGCATTCCCATGTTTAATAATTAACTGTGGTttacaacaaaatataaaaatatataataatgtgagaataaaataagataaaatataataaaattataaagtgaaaaaaatatataataaaataaagtgaaaatataaagttttctttgtatttaatttttttcaatttatttacatttatttttattcagaaaaCCCAAAAATGTTTGAACTTTTGCAGAGCTTTTATTGTAAAGTGTGATTTACAATGAAATAtattatagtaaaatataataatgtgaaaataagatcaaatataataaattaataaagtaaaagtaaaatataataaaataaatggaaataTAACATATTAATCAACAATGTTTTGTgtgttcatatttttattaaatattttttctaagaaaacaaaaacaaaatataaaaatatataataatgtgaaaataaaataatataaaatataataaaataataaagtaaaaataaaatataatacaataaagttaaaatataataaagttttttttgtattatattttaaaaatgtatttacatttatcTTTATTCAGAAAAcccaaaaatgttatttatttattctaaaaaaaaaaacccaaaaaaacCAATATTAATCTTTTGCAGATCTGCATTCCCATGTTTAATAATCAACTGCGGTttacaacaaaatataaaaatatataataatgtgaaaatacaataacataaaatataataaaataataaagtgaaaataaaatataataaaataaagtgaaaatataataaagttttttttgtattattttttaaaaatgtatttacatttatcTTTATTCTATAttctataatataaaaaaaagataaaatataataaattaataaagtaaaagtaaaatataataaaacaaaataaatggaaaacaTAACAACATATTAATCAacacatttttttgtgtgtgtgtgtgtgtgtttttttattattatttatttttttctaagaaaaccccaaaaaaacattattgaccTTTTGCAGATCTGCATTCCCATGTTTAATAACTCGGGTTTacgacaaaatataaaaaaatataataatgtgagaataaaataagataaaatataataaaataataaagtgaaaataaaatataatatatattttatttatttaaatttatttgtattcAGAAAACCCAAAAATGTTTGATCTTTTGCAGAGCTGTTACTATAAATTGTGTTTtgcaataaaatatattataataaggtgaaaataaaatataataaagtgaaaaaatatatattaatcgacaatgtttttttatcttttgcaGAGCTGCATTCCAAATATTATTACACAATAACAAACTGTGAAAGAATGAAATGAACAGTGTTGTTAGCGTTTAGCGCTAATGATTTTTTCCAATGACTCCTAATGAGATTCTTTAGTGAGCGAAAAATAGGCGGGACTTCCTGTACTCGACAGTGTGTTTATTTTTTGTGGAGCCAAATATCGTCCACAGAGGTAAGATGAACGTTTACTTGCATGCTCACGGGTTTCGTTTAATTGCAAATGCACCCGTTTTCTCCATGAAGGTGCTTAATATCTGATACGTTTGCATAATGTATTGTAATGACATTAAGCGTTGTCATAGATCATGCACTGCGCTAACTTGAGCTGCACGGTTGAACGGCAGCTGCTGTTGAACGGAGAAGCACACTGGTTAGTTGAGGATAATGTTACGGAATATAATTTTAGACCTAACAGGGATTGTAAAATTGTGTTCAAAAAGAAGGACACCGGTGAAGCGAGCGAGCGGCGGTTCGGGCAGCAGAAATGCGCTGCATTGTGTATGATGTCATCATCTTCCATTTTTAATGACGCACTAAACAATTGAATTATTGTGCTACATTTGACACCCGTTTTAACCTGTTAGCGCGTTTATAGTCCGAAATGTATCCTGTTAGCTGTTACATTATGTATAAGAAAAATGCACCTGTTAACTGAGCAGGCGCGCTGAAAGTAGGCTGCACTACCATGACCGAATATGACATACATAGACCTACATACATGCAGTCACATTCATTTATTACAGAACAGCGTGAGACCGATTGTATTTTGCAAGATAcaagtaaggtttttttttaaattttttattttaaacagtgcATTAGTTGTTTGTTCTTGTTTAATAACGCGTTGAGTCATTGTTGTGTAATGGGTTTTCCCCATATTTATcgtttgttgtttttattgtgagTAAAATCTTCTGCAGGGCTGCATTTCCCTGCGTGaaattatacagtaaaatataataatgtgaaaataaaataaaatatgaaaacataataaagtgataataaaatacagtcaaaatatgataaaatattaatcaacatttttttttactcagaaaacCCCCCAAAATCAATATTGATCTTTTGCAGAGCTTGTATTTTATTgtagaataaaatatattataatcgCATATATAATAATGCAAAACTaagatataaaataatatataaaaataaaatagtgaaaataaaataaagtgaaaatataacaaaacattCATCAACAATGTTTTTTCCATGttatctttttcatttatttttacccAAATTTTAATATTGATCTTTTGCAGAGCTGCATTCCTCTGTGTGAAATCATTACCTGTGgtttacaataaaatatattctaataaaatgtaatatgtgaccctggaccacaaacaccagtcataaggttaaattttacaaaactgagatgtacacatcaataaataagctttctattgatatatggtttgttaggataggacaatatttggccgagatacatctatttgaatatctggaatctgagggtgcaaaaaaatcaaaatactgagaaaatcacctttaaagttctccaaattaagttcttaacaatgcatattactaatcaaaagttacatttcgatatatttatagtaggaattttacaaaatatctttatggaaaatgatctttacttaatttccttatgatttttggcataaaagaaaaatcaataattttgacccatacaatgtatttttggctattgctacaaatataccccagcgacttaagactggttttgtggtccagggtcacatatgtgaaaatgtttttttgtatttatctttttaatatatatatttttttactcagGACCTTAATATTGATCTTTTGCAGAGCTGCCTTCTCCTTTCTGAAATCATTAACTGTGgtttacaataaaatatattataattaaatatattaatgtgaaaataagataaattataataaaataaaatatatataatataatataaaagaatttaaaatataaaatataaaaaatatataatataataaagtgcaaatgtaagaaatattaatcaacagtgtttttttgtatttatctcttttttcatttaaatagatttttactcAGCAGAACCCAAAAATTTCAATATTAAGCTTTTGCAGAGCTGTTTTCCCCCGTGTAAAATCATTCACTGTTgtttacaataaaaatatatttgaatttaATAATGTGAAAagcttaaatataatataataaaataataaagtgaaaataaaatataacaaaataatgggaaaattaaatattaatcagcagtgttttttgttttcatttttatctttttaatttatttttatttatttctattcagAAACCTGTATtcgactgtgtgtgtgtttttttgcaGAGCCAACTATCATCCACAGAGGTAAGCGGTGAACGTTTACTTGCATTTACTtgcaataaaatatattataataaaatataataatgtggaaatgatacaaaataaaataaaataaaataataaagggaaaaaatatttaataaaataacaaggaaaatataataaaatgttaatcgACATTGGGTTATTTCTAAATTATCTTTTTAATTTAAGTATCTTTTTAATCAGAAAACTCTAAATGTTCAAtattgagtttttgcagagctgtaTTCCCCtttgtaaaatcattaactgttgtttgcaataaaataaaattaattaatcaagTATACATAAgatcaaatataatataataaaataacaaagtgaaaaaaaatcatatttctttttatcttttgCAGAGCTGCATTCCCCTGTCTAAAATCATTAACTGTGTGtgttataatattaattaatatgaaAAGATAATCTATTATAATCTATCAGAATATATTAACTTCGGATTAAGTCCACGTTCTGGTTTCTAAAAATTTCAAATATATAACCAAACATTCATTTATATCTGAACATGTCCAAACAAAGATATTTCacgctgcagtttatcagaagagagggtctgattcagactaaagtctaaatgtataaataccacatctaaatgtcacttcaTGCAGCTTCTGCGCATTGCTAAGATGAGTAATgttgacatgatttcatggaaaacaatagccagtcattcattcacattaatgaagtattcagagaaaaaaatgttgtctgttttcatttacatctttttatttatgaaactttgattcattttgtagaatagaattttaaatgaacaaaatactgcatggtatcgcgatactacttggtatcgtgatacttcagctggtatagtatcgtaagtcatttttatggtatcgtgacaaccctagcGCACAGCAATTCCAATAACTGATGAATTtgtacattaataaaaaaaatgatgtgCATGTTAATCAATGGTCCAAATTTCTTTCCTTCCCCCATATAGGTTTCCCTAGAACATCTTACATCATGCCAGACCTCATAGTGATTAAGAGCTGCTTCCTGAGTTGCTTATTAGCACTGCTTCAGACATCCAGCTCACAGCAGGAAGAGCAAAGCCAGCTGCTACTGGTGTCCTTTGATGGCTTCCGCTGGGACTATGTGAATCGAGTACCCACGCCCAACTTCCGTGCCCTGATGGATGAGGGTGTGCAGGTGGAGAAAGTGGAGAACACTTACATCACCAAGACCTTCCCAAACCACTACACTTTAGTGACGGGATTACATGCCGAAACCCACGGCATTGTCGCTAACGAAATGTACGACCCCATTCACAACCGTTCCTTTTCCATGGAGGGACCCGAAATATACGACGCATGGTGGTGGGAGGAGGCCGTGCCGTTGTGGGTCACCAATCAAAAGGCTGGGCGGAAGAGTGGTGCTGCCATGTGGCCTGGATCGGACGTAGCGATTGGTGGAACGCACCCAACGCATTTCTTGAGTTATAATGCGTCAATGCCATTTGAGGCCCGAGTTGAGAAACTCATTGACTGGTTCTTGGGACCCGAGGCCATCAATTTTGGTGTCTTGTATTGGGAGGAGCCAGACGAGAGTGGGCATAACTTGGGACCGGAGAGCCCACTCATGGATGTGGTCATAGCAGACATCGATGACAAGTTGGGATTCCTCAGGGGAAAGCTCAAAAACGCTGGCCTTTATGACAAAGTCAATCTCATTGTTACGAGCGATCATGGAATGACACAGTTGTCCCATGATAAGATTATTGAGCTGGACACCTACGTCAGCCGTGATCTTTACACATGGATAGACAAGAGCCCTGTAGTTGGCATTTTGCCCAAAGAAGGTAAGAATGAATATAATGCATTAGTTATTGCTTACACTAGTCATGAAAGTAGGTGTTTCTTCTACTTCCTTCCTTTTCTTTTTGCTAAATAAAGATCACATAAATACTGTTATATCATGCCTTCATCTTGTATTTTTAAGCACATTTCAAAGGCCTTTTGTTGTACTCTTCTATCAGACTGTGACTTCAGCTATTTTGCActtcccatgtcatccaagatgttcatgacttttttatcagtcgaaaagaaatcaaTGTGTTtggaaaaacattccaggatttttttccatgtaGTGAACTTTAGtgaggatcaatgggttgaaggtccaaattgcagtttcaatgcagctttgaagggctCTACAGATGAGGAATAAGAGTGTTATCTATCAAAACGATTGgctattttctaagaaaaatacaaatttatatactttttaaacacaaatgcttaATTCACGCtcgtagtcacgttggaaaggtcacacatgatgtaggcagaagtaccgacccagtgtttacaaagcaaacatgcaaagaaggtcaaacgccctttacaaacaaaggtaaaacaaagatgttggccgatttttaagttggaggagaaaataagattaagtttttcgccctaccctaccttttttgaccaaagtacataaaaaaaaaaaaaaccataaaaaacaCAGTACTGTGTAAATAATATATGTAAGTTATTTACCTACATGTTATGTGACTATTTACCAATGTTAGAGAACCATAAAATAGTTGAAAATTAAtctgttaaattattaaaattttaatttaggtACCTCACATAAATATTTTAAGGTTCTTaggtctaaataaaaaaatgtgaataaaaaattattttagtaaGAAAAAAATGGTAATTTCAACCACATCCTGGTCAAAAGCAgggcaaatgtaatttttgttgtgCTTCATTTCCAATCAAATTTGGAAATATGTCTATTGTTCATAggaagagttcacccaaaaatgaaaattctgtcattaattgctcaccctcatgtcggtccaaacccataagaagctttctgaccctgcatagacagcaacacaactactacattcaagacccataaaggtagtaaggacattgttaaaatagtccatgtgacatcagtggttcaaccataatgttatgaagctacaagaatacttatTGAGTgcaaaaaaacaactttattcaacaatttttttgtCTTTCATGTCAGTCATCAACGAGCATTTTCTTATTCGAGCATATTCTCATAGCttaacatttataaaattacagttgaaccgctgatgtcacatgtacctttctgggtcttgaacgtggcagttgcattgctgtctatagagggtcagaaagctctcggatttcataaaaaatatcttaatttatgttcttagaatgaacgaaggtctttgaagtttggaacgacgtgaggtTGAGCAATTCATaactattttcatttttggctcaaCTATACCTTTAAGAAACACCTAATCATCAATGTTCTGTGTTATAACTGGTGACGCATGTTTTATAGTTTTGTAATTGTGTTTTCTCTTCTTAACCCAGGCAAACTTGAAGAGGTCTACAATTCATTGAAGAACGCCAACCCTAACATGGTTGTGTATAAAAAGGAGGAGATCCCAGATCATTACCACTACAGACACAATATCAGGATCATGCCTCTGATCATAGAGGTCAAAGAGGGCTGGACGGTCATGCAGAACAGAAACGGATCATTTATGTGTGCGTATTAATACTTATACAGAATTTAAGAAGATTAAATTCCTATTAAAAGAAACAGTTTAGccataaatgaaaatttactcagcctcaggccatccaagagtTTATCTCTttgtcagaacagatttggagaaattcagcattacatcacttgctcaccaatggatcctctgcagtgaatgggtgccgtcagaatgagagttttataaaaaaaacaacaacatcataataatccacaatCAATCCACACGACATCAGTTCATCGGTTAATGTCTTGCTTCACAAAtgttgtggattattgttttGTCTCTCATTCTGATAGcactc
The window above is part of the Garra rufa chromosome 13, GarRuf1.0, whole genome shotgun sequence genome. Proteins encoded here:
- the enpp5 gene encoding ectonucleotide pyrophosphatase/phosphodiesterase family member 5 — translated: MPDLIVIKSCFLSCLLALLQTSSSQQEEQSQLLLVSFDGFRWDYVNRVPTPNFRALMDEGVQVEKVENTYITKTFPNHYTLVTGLHAETHGIVANEMYDPIHNRSFSMEGPEIYDAWWWEEAVPLWVTNQKAGRKSGAAMWPGSDVAIGGTHPTHFLSYNASMPFEARVEKLIDWFLGPEAINFGVLYWEEPDESGHNLGPESPLMDVVIADIDDKLGFLRGKLKNAGLYDKVNLIVTSDHGMTQLSHDKIIELDTYVSRDLYTWIDKSPVVGILPKEGKLEEVYNSLKNANPNMVVYKKEEIPDHYHYRHNIRIMPLIIEVKEGWTVMQNRNGSFMLGNHGYNNSLPSMHPVFVARGPAFRHDYIKASMHSVDLYPLMCNILGLKPLPNNGSLSSVQDLLVETSTPKPVVPPVPRQPSYAWAVGSILGAALVIGFLFIFVQQVTQRQLPPLHLSNSEITQPLL